In the Candidatus Methylomirabilota bacterium genome, GCGCGGGCCAGCGTCGGATCGTCCCCGGCCATGGGGGTCCCCCGGAACGAGTGCAGCACGCGCTCGACGGTCCGGTAGTGGCCCAGCTCGCGACGGCAGGAGGCGCAGCCCGCGAGGTGATCCTGCACGCGCTCGACCGCGCCGGCGTCGGCTTCCCCCGAGGCCACCGCCAGCAGATGCGGCTCGATCTCGCGGCAGGACACCGCCCGCTTGCTCATGACTGGGACTCCGTTCCGCCCGGGAGATGACCGTCGAGCCCTCTGCGGATCTTCCGGAGGGCCTGGAAGACGTGGGCGCGGGCGCTCTCCTCCGAGCACCGGAGGCTCGTTCCGATCTCCGCGTATTCGAGCTCGTGCATCTTTCTCATGATGAACGCCAGCCGCTGTTTCTGGGGAAGGCCGCGGATCACGTGCTCGATCCGGGTCTGCGCCTCGTGGGCCACCGCTTCGCCGTCCGGATTCGCGCCGAGCGACCGCAGCGGCATCTCCAGCGCGGCGGCCGCGTAGGCCTTTCGCCGACGCGACTGCGCGCGGAAGTGATTGCGTCCGAGGTTCGTCGCGATCGCGAAGAGCCACGCCCGGACATTGGCGCCGCCGGGCAGGGCGCGGTACGCCCTGAACGCGCGAAGGAAGGTCTCCTGCGAGAGATCGTCGGCGTCGTTAGGGCGCGCCGTGATCCGCAGCAGGTAGCGCCGTATCTCCGCGTGATGGGCCCCCACCACCGCCTCGAAGGCATCCTCTGCCATCACCCTGCCCCCTGAGACCCCGGACCCGCCCGATTGTGAAAGCAGCCCGGCCATGGGCCTAGGTGCGCACCGGCACGTGCCCCTTGCCGGCCTCCTCTTCTCGCTGCTCGCGCACGAACCGCATCGCCACGACGGTGGCGACGGCCAGGCTCATCGCGAGGGAGACCAGCAGCGTGGCGCCCAGGGTCAGCAGCACCGCGCGCTGGGATTCCAGGATGGCGTTCACCGACCCGAGCAGCACCAGATTGACCCGAAGCGTGGGCATGACCGCCTGGGTCGCGAGCCAGTCGCCACCGTCCATCTCCACGATGCCGGCGGTGTTCCGTCGCGACAGCGCCCGCACCACCGGATGCCCGGTCCAATCGGCCTGGGTGATCTGGCGGGTCTTCGAATCGAGGTAGATCGCGCGCTTCTCGCCGTCGATCATCACCAGCCAGCCGCCGGGTCCGGCCGCCGCCTGCTCGATGGCCTCGATCGACGCCTGCAGGCGAATGCTGCCGAGCAGGTAGGCGACGATCTGCCGATCGATCCGGACGGGCACCGCCGCCCCCACGATGAAGTCGCGGCTGGCGCGCCCGTAGATGATGCCGGAGATGGCGGGCCGCTGGGTGCGAATCGCCTCCTGCAGGAGCGGGCGATCCGCGTAGCGCAGGTCGAGGTTGGAGGCTCCGTCGGGGCCGACCAGCGGGCTGAACGCGAGCGGCCGCCCGTCGGGGGTGACCACGAACAGCGTGGGCATCTGCAGCGTGGCGCGCATGGTGTCCATCTCGCGCTGCAGCGCCCGGGGCTCGTGCGACGCCCAGCTCTGCGCGAGGTGGGCGGCGAGCGGCTCCAGCGCATCGAGCCGGTCGCGCACCTGGGCGTCGGCCAGGCGGGCGAGCACCCGCACCGTCTCCTGCCGCTGCGCGCGCGCGTCCGCCAGCGCCTGCGGCTTCAGCCGCGTGGTCCACGCCAGGCCCACCACCATCAGCGCCAGGAAGGACACGACCGCCCACGTCGAGCCGAGGAAGATCACCTGCGGCCAGCGAATCCTGCCCATCGGCCCCCCATGGCCCGTGATGATACCCCGCTTGACAGGGCCCCGGCCCCGCCGCATCATCGGCCGCGCAACGCCCGGAGCCTCGAAGGGCGTCCTCATGACCGACGGCGTCAAGATCGACACGGTGCGATCCGGCTCGAGCGGGGTGCTCGGCCGCTCGCTCAACAGCGCCCGCCACCAGCACTTCGTGCTGGATTCGCCGTCCGGACCGAACGAGGCGATCACCAACGGCGAGGCGTTCCTGGCCGGCATCTCCTCGTGCGGCGTCACCCTCATCGAGAAGCACGCCCACGACACCGGCGTCCCGCTTGCGAGCATGGAGGTGGTGATCGAGGGGATTCGCAGCAACGCGACGCCCAATCGGTTCCAGGCGATCCACGTGAAGTTCGCGCTGCGCGGAGTCGACCAGGCCACCGCCCGCTCGCTGGTGGAAACGTGGCAGGACCGGTGACCGCTCTACCGCACGGTCGCGGTCGCGACCGAGGTCAAGGTCGAGGTCACCTCTACCCCTGCGTGACTCATGAACCCGGCCCCTCACCCTGCCCTCTCCGCCGAGGGGAGAGGGGGAGGAAGGAGACAACCGTGAAAGCCGCCGTGCTCTACAACGCCAATCAGCCGCTCGAGGTCGTGGAGCTCACGCAGGAAGGCCCGAAGGCCGGCGAGGCCCGCGTCAAGGTCAAGGCGGCCGGCATCTGTCACAGCGACTGGCACATCATGAACGGGGACTGGACGCCGCCGCTGCCGATGGTGCTGGGTCACGAGGCGGCCGGCATCGTCGACGAGGTGGGGCCGGGCGTGACCAACGTGAAGCCGGGCGACCACATCATCTTCTCGTTCCGGCCGCACTGCGGGCGCTGTCTCTACTGCTCGATGGGCCGGTCCATCCTGTGCGACGGCCACACCTCGCCGCGCTGGGGCATGCTCGACGGCACGTATCGGCTGAAGCGGAACGGGCAGGACATCCATCAGATGGCCCGCATCGGCACCTTCTCCGAGCAGGTGGTGTGCCCGGCCGAGATGCTCGTGCCGATCCGCAAGGAGATGCCGTGGCCGCAGGCCGCCCTCATGGGCTGCTGCGTGCCCACCGGCGTGGGCGCGGTCACCCGCTGCGCGGAGGTCGAGGCGGGCGCGTCCGTGCTGGTCATCGGCTGCGGCGGCGTGGGGCTGAACGTCGTGCAAGGCGCGCGGCTGGCCGGCGCCTCCGTCATCCTGGCCGCCGACCTGCTCGACAGCAAGCTCACCTACGCCAAGGACTTCGGGGCCACGCACACCATCAACGCCAAGAGCGAGAACGTGGTGGATCGGGCGCGCGAGCTGACCCAGGGACGCGGGGTCGACTACGCCTTCGACGCCATCGGGGGTGAGGCCACCACGCTGCAGATCGTGGACGCCATCCGCCCGGGCGGCACCGCGGTGATCGTCGGCATGGCCGCGCTCAACGTGCGCGCGCCGATCACCCCGTACAACATGGCGCTGCAGGAGAAGGTCATCAAGGGCACGATGTACGGCTCGGTGCGGCCCAACACCGACTTCCCGAAGCTGGTGGATCTCTACCTCGACGGTCGCCTCAAGATCGACGAGCTGATCAGCCGCACCTACAAGCTCGAGGACATCAACGAGGGGTTCACCGCGCTGCGCACCGGCCAGGTGGCCCGCGGCGTGGTCGTGTTCAACTGAGCGCGCGCGCTCTGCTGCAGCGGCTGCTCGCGCGGTCGCTGGGGCGGTGGCTCAACCCCCGCCCCCGCGGCCCGATCGCGCCGCCCGCCCCGCTCGAGGCGGTCCTGGTGGGCGACGATTCGCCCGCCGCGCTCGCCCGTCTCCTCTGCGGGCGGGACAACCCGGCGCGCGAGGCCGCGTTGCCGCGCTACCTGCAGTACCGCGGCATCGCGTTCGCGCGGCACCGCTTCACCCGGCCCCAGGGCCGCGGCGACAACTACGCGGTCGAGCTGGGCGAGGGCCCGCGCGTGCTCGTGCTGTGCGCGCACCACGACGCGATCCCGGGCAGTCCGGGCGCCAACGACAACGCGGCCGCGGTCGGCATCCTGCTCCACCTGATTCCCCGCCTGCCCTCGCGCATTGCGCGCGGCTGGCGCGTGCGTCTGCTCTTCACCGCGGCCGAGGAGCTGGACTACCTGGGCGCGCGCGCCTACGTGGAGGACACCGCGCTCGCCGACGTCGCGGGCGTGCTGAGCCTCGAGCTGTGCGGCATCGGCGACACGGTGGCCGTATGGGACGCGGTCGAGCCGACGCCGCTCCTCGGCGGGGTGACCGGGGCGCTCGAATCCATCGGGCTGGCCCGTGAGGCCGGCTATCACGTGGTGGGACGGATCCCGATGTTCGGCAGCGACCACCGGGCCTTCGCGGCCGCGGCGATCCCGGCCTACGGGTTCACGATGGTGCCGGCGGCTCACGCGGCCGCTCTCCGGCGCTTCGTGCTGAGCCCGCTCCGGTCCAGCGTGCGGAGCCTGATCCGCCGGCCCCCGCCCTTCGACACCTACCACACCAGCGACGACGCGCTCGAGACGCTCGAGCCGGTCGCGCTGCACCGGGCCGCCGCCGCGCTCACCGCGGTGGTCGCCGGACTCGATCGGATCCCGACCGTCTAGCTGAGCGTCGCGACCTTGTTCCGCTCGATCAGGGCGAAGTCGATCTGGGCGCCCAGGCCGGGCGCGGTGGGCGCGCGCACCATGCCGTGCGAGTCCACCTCGATGTCGGCGACCAGCCCGTACTTCTGCGACTCCGCGGGGAGCAGCACCTCGAAGAACTCGCAGTTGCGGATGGCCATGGCCACGTGGAGATTGGCCACGTTGTTGAGCGAGTTGCCGCCGTGGTGGATCTCGAAGTTCATGTGGAAGCCCTCGGCCAGATGCGCCGTCTTGACCAGCGGCGTGATGCCACCCTTGACCGCGACATCGCCCCGCAGGAAGTCGGTGGCGCGGGCCACGATCCAGGGCGCGTACGCGGTGAAGCCGCCGGGGGCGTACTCGGTGGCGAGGATCGGGATCGACAGGTGCTGCTTGAGCTTGACGTAGTTGTAGAGATCGTCGTCGGCCAGCGGATCCTCGTACCAGTAGTAGCCGAGGCGCTCGATCGCGCGGCCCACCCGGATCGCGGCCGGATAGTCGTAGGCCCAGGTGGAATCGAGCATCAGAGTGAAGCCGTCGCCCACCATGCTCCGCACCGCCTCGCAGATCTCGATGTCGACGCGCGGATCGGTGGGCGGATGGATCTTGTAGGCGGTCCACCCCTCGGCCTTGAACCGCGCCGCCTCCTCCGCGTAGGCCTGCTTGGACGACAGCACCGCCGAGCTCGCGTAGGCGGGCAGGCGCTCGCGATAGGAGCCGAGCAGCCGATGGATGGGCAGCCCGGCCAGCTTGCCGCCGAGGTCCCACAGGGCCACGTCGACGGCGCCGATGGCGCGCCACGTCGTCTGACGACTCCGCGTGAGGAGCGCCTGGTAGAGGCGCTCACGCTCGAGCGGATCCTGGTCCATCACCAGTGGCTTGAGCGAGCTCATCAGCGACTGGGCGTCGTACTGCGCGCCGCGGCTCGCCGAGCCCAGGAACGCGTGGCCCTCCGCGCCCTCGTCGGTGCGCAGAGTGAGGAGCCCGAGCTGGCTCTGCCCGCCGAAGCGGCCGGTGTGCCGTCCGTAGGTGGTGGCCGGGATGTTGTCCCAGGCGAACAGGGTGAGCGTCATGTCGGTGATCTTCACGAAGTGCCTCCCGCCCGCGCCGCGGGCCTCGCAAACTGCCCCGAGCGTACAACGATTCCCGCGATCCGATTCTGCTAGATTGACCGCGTGACGCCGCCGCCGTCGAAGCTGTCCGGGGCCCGACCCGCGATTCCGCGCGACGGCGTGGTCCGCCTCTTCCGCGATCGCGGAGGGCGCAACGGCAAGACCGTCACCGTGATCCACGGACTGCCCGAGTGCGGGCCGGCGCTCGAGGCCCGCCTCGCCGAGCTGAAACGGATGTGCGGGGCCGGGGGCACGCTGCGAGACGGCGTGATCGAGATCCAGGGCGATCACCGCGATCGCCTGGCCGAGCGCTTCCGCGCCCTCGGCTACCGCGTCAAGATCGCGGGCGGCTAGAACGCTACTCGACTTCCTTCAGGCGCACGACCTCGGCGCGACCATCCATGAACTCGCCCATCTTTCGCCCCAGCGCCTTGAAGTAGTCAGTCGCCCGATGGGCGTCGACCGCGGACTGGTCGGTGTAACGCTCCATGAATACGTACGTCTGGGGCGCTTCGCCACGATGCAGCGCGTAGAGGCGGCAGCCCGGCTCGTTGGCGTTCACCTTGGCGACCAGCTCCTTCGCCACGGCCTCGAACTCCTTCTCCATCCCCGGCTTGACCTTGATCGTCGCGACGACACCGAGCATTGACCACCTCCTGCGGTCGGCCGGTCTCCGGCCACCGCGGTTTCAGTACCTGACAACCTCCGGCCATCCAGAGCCAAATTTTGTAGCGTCTCGGGCCCCGACGGGCACTTCCAAGACCCAAACAACCTCAATCAATCAGCCAGTTGCCGAGAGTGTCAGCTGTGGAACGCCTCTTGCTGCTACGGCCGGTCATGAGAACTCAAGATCGCATCCACGGACCCCGGGAAGCCGCCGCCAGGCAGCACATCACCGACCCGCACCCGCCCGAGATCCGTCGGAAGCGGGGCCGGCCGAAGGGTAGCACGGGCATCAGCCGTCGCCACCCCGACTCGGTGCTTGCCGCCGAGATCGCCAAGTCGCCGCTCGCCACGGTCTACGCGAACCCGGACGGCGAGCTCTACCACGCGGTATGCAAGACACCGCTCGAGTTCCAGGGCCGCCGCGCCCAGCTGGAGTTCGATTTCTACTGCCTTCGGTGCATGGAGCACGTCGCGCTGCCGCAGTTCGCGTTGAGCCGCATCCGTTTCGATCTGCCGCGGCCGACCGACGGCACGCTGCCCGAGTGGGCCGCCAGTATCGCCGCCTACCATCACGTCGCGGCGACGAATCCGGTCGCAACCGACCCCAGCTAGCCGGCCCGCACCACCTCACCGAAGGCCCGCCCCGGCCCCTCGCTGACCGGGACGTGCGCCTCCCCCGCCGGGAGGACGAGTCCTCCCCGTCCGCCCGACCGACCCGCCACCGCCCGAAAGTAGCGTAGGATCGTCTCCGCTCGTGCATCGAAGGAGACATCGTGTCGTCGTCCATCGACTCGATCATCGATCCCGCCGACCCGCGCATCGCGTCCTATCGTGAGGCGCGCGACGGCCGCGTGCGCCGGGCCGGGCTGTTCCTGGCGGAGGGGCGGCTCGTCGTTCGGCGGCTGCTCGAGAGCCGCTTCACGGTGCGCTCGATCCTGGCTACCCGAGGCGTGCTGGACGACCTCGGGGACGCGATCGGCAAGCGGCCATCCGTCCAGCGATACGAGGCTTCCGCCGAGATCATCCGGGCGGTGGTGGGCTTCACGTTCCATCGCGGCTGCCTCGCGCTCGGCGAGGAAGGACCGCCGATCCCGGCCGCCGCCGTCGTCGAGCCGGCCGGCTCCCGCCTCGTGCTCGGCCTGGAAGACGTCACGGACCCCGACAACGTGGGCGCCGTCTTCCGGAACGCGGCCGCGTTCGGGGCGGCCGGCCTCGTGCTCTCGTCACGCTGTGCCGATCCGCTGTACCGGAAAGCCCTTCGGGTCTCGATGGGCGCCACGCTCGCGATTGCGTTCGCCACGACGGACTGGCGCGACGGCCTCGTCGCGCTCCGCGCGGCCGGCTACACGCTGATGGCGCTGACACCTCATGCCGGCGCTCAAATCCTCGACGCGGTCGTGGCCCACGGTCCGGCTCCGCGTCGGCTGGCCGTGCTGCTGGGCGCGGAGGGCGCCGGCCTGAGCGAAGCGACGCACCGGGCCGCAGACCTTCGAGTGCGCATCGCGATGGCGCCCGGCGTGGACTCGTTGAACGTGGCCACCGCCTGCGCGATTGCCCTGCATCGACTGACCGACCTGGCCCGACCGGCCGACGCGGGCAGTATGATGGACGGCGATCCGTCATGATCCGCATCGGCACGTCGGGCTACAGCTATCCCGAGTGGCGCGGCAGCTTCTATCCCGAGAAGTTCCCGACCGGGAAGATGCTGCCCTACTACGCCGAGCGCTTCTCCACCGTGGAGATCAACAACACCTTCTACCGGATGCCGAACGCCAAGACCATCGCGGGGTGGGATGCCGAGACGCCCGCGCACTTCTCGTTCACCCTCAAGGCCCCGCAGCGGATCACCCACTTCGCGCGGCTGCGCGACATCGACGATTCGCTACGCTACTTCCTCGACACCGCCGCCGCGCTCGGGCCGAAGCTCGGCACCGTGCTCTTCCAGCTTCCGCCCAACTTCAAGAAGGACCTGGCGCGTCTGGACGGCCTGCTGACGCGGCTGCCCGCGGGCCTCCGCTGCGCGCTCGAGTTCCGCCACGAAAGCTGGCTCGCCGAGGACGTGTACGAGCGCCTGCGCACGGCGAACGCGGCCCTCTGCCTCGCCGATACCGAGGAGGAGACCACGCCGCTGCAGGCCACCGCGGACTGGGGCTACCTCCGGCTGCGCGATCAGGGCTACACCGCGGCGGATCTCGAGGAGTGGGCCCGGACGATCACGCGACTCGGCGCGGGCTGGCGGGACGTGTTCGTGTACTTCAAGCACGAGGAGGCTGGGACCGGCCCCGAGTTCGCCCGCCGGCTGAACGCGATCCTGAATCCGTAGCCGTCGCGCCTCTCGGCGCCCCATCCCCACCCTCCCGCCCCTCACCTTCCCCTCTCTCCTGAGGGGAGAGAGGAACGCCGGGTTGGACTCGATGCGGGGCGATCGCGCGGGCACAATCCCTTGCCCCTGCGCGGCCGAGTCACCCCTATCCGGTGCGGTGGCCATGGGAGATTTGGCGCATCGCCGCCCCGGTGGTACTGTGCAAAGTCCCATGGCGCCACATTCCCTCGGCTCGGGCACGATCTCCTTCGGCCTGGTCTCGATCCCGGTCAGGCTGTACACCGCCGCCTCCTCCGGAGGCGTGAGCTTCAACCTGTTGCACGCCAAGTGCGGCAATCGCGTCCGCCAGCAGATGTTCTGCCCGGTGTGCAACGAGGTCGTGGAGCGCGGAGGGCTGGTCAAGGGCTACGAGTTCCAGAAGGATCAGTACGTGCGCTTCGGGGACGAGGAGCTGAAGTCGCTGGAGGGCGAGTCGTCCAAGGTCATCGACATCGCGGAGTTCGTGCCGCTGCCCTCGGTGGACCCGATCTACTTCGAGAAGACCTACTACCTGGGGCCCGACAAGGGCGGTGAAAAGCCGTATCGGCTCCTCGCCGACGCGATGGCCAAGAGCGATCGGGTCGCCCTGGCCACCTTCGTGATGCGCGGCAAGGAGAGCCTCGTGCTCATCCGTCCCGCCCAGGACGGCCTGATGCTGCACACGATGTACTTCGCCGACGAGGTGCGCGACTTCGGCGAGATCGAGAAGGGCAAGTCGGTGAAGCTGCGCGACGGGGAGCTGCAGCTGGCCACGCGGCTCATCGACGAGCTATCGCACGACGAGTTCAAGCCGGAGCAGTACCAGGACGACTATCGCAATCGCGTCCTCGAGCTGGTGAGCGCAAAGGTGGCCGGCCAGGAGATCACCACCCCGGCCCCGGAGACCCAACGCGCCCAGGTCATCGACCTCATGGACGCGCTGAAGCAGAGCCTCGCCAAGCGCGCCGGCGGCGCGTCGGAAACGCCGGCGGCCAAGACCGCGGTCGCCGCGGCCAAGAAGCCGCCGGTCAAGGCCTCCAAGCGCGGAGCCGGCGAGGACAAGGACAGGAAGGCCCAAGCCGGACGGAAATGACCGTCTTCTCCACCGACGAGGTGGCGAAGATCCTCGGTCTGTCGAGCTCGCAGATCCGCTCCACCGCCCGCGCCGCTCAGCTCTCACCCGGCCGGGGCCGCGACGGCCGCCTTCGCTGGACCTTTCACGATCTCCTCCTGCTGAAGACCACGCGCGGTCTGCTCGCTGCCCGCGTGCCCGCGCGCCGAATTCGCCGCACGCTCGCGTCGCTGCGTCGGCAGCTGCCCGGCGACCAGGCGCTCTCCAGCGTGACGATCTACGCGGACGGACGCCGGGCCGTCGTCTGGGATGGCCGCGTGCGCTGGCAGCCCGACTCCGGCCAGTTCCTGTTCAACTTCGAGGCGGCCGCGGTGAGCCCACTCGCGCCCGCCCGCATGGCCGACTCCGCCCCGGCGTCCCGACCCGCCACGCGGAGCGCGGAGGAGTGGTTCGATCTCGGCTGCGAGCTGGAAGCCGGCTCGCCCGAGGAGGCGCGCCACGCCTACGAGCAGGCGATCGCCCTCGATCCTGCGCTCGCCGACGCGCACGTCAATCTCGGGCGGCTCTTCCATCACGCCGGCCTGACCGATCGCGCCGAGACCCACTACCGCGCCGCCCTCGCGCACGCACCGCGCGATCCGATCGGCCACTTCAATCTGGCGGGGCTGCTCGAGGAGATCGGCCGGACGCAGGACGCGGTGGCCTCCTACCAGCAGGCGCTCGCCGCCGACCCCGACTTCGCCGACGCGCACTACAACCTCGGATTGCTCCTCGACTCGCTCGGCCGCCGGGCCGGCGCCATGACGCATCTCCGCGCGGCGCGCCGGCTGTACGGCCGCCGCTCGGCATAGCGCTTCCGCCTGCCGCGATCTCGCGGCCGGGGTGACGGCCGCCGTCAGATGGGGCGGCCGGAGGGTACGTTTCGGACCCGCGAATTCAGCGGGTTAGAGCCCTGGCAGCCTGGTTGCACATACCCGCCTCCGTAGCGACCTCGTACTACTTCTTTCATTCGACAAGAGGTGACCCGATGAGCACACGGATGGGCTGGATCGTCGGCGCCGTCTGCCTGATGATCGCCGGCTTCGCCGTCCTTCCCGCGCCCGCCCAGGATCCCAAGGGCGTCCGGCCGGACGCCGGGCAGGTGCGCACCGACAAGGCGGAGGGCAGCAAGAAGAAGGAGCTCGATGCCTCGCGCGAGCGGCTGCGGGCCGCCTATCGATCCGGCGATCCGGCCGCGATCAAGGCCGCGCGGGAAAGCTACCAGAAGCTTCGCAGCGAAGCCACGGAACGCAACGGCAGCGCTCCCCGGACCCGCTAGCCGGCCCGACTAGGCCACGTCGGGGTGC is a window encoding:
- a CDS encoding RNA methyltransferase; protein product: MSSSIDSIIDPADPRIASYREARDGRVRRAGLFLAEGRLVVRRLLESRFTVRSILATRGVLDDLGDAIGKRPSVQRYEASAEIIRAVVGFTFHRGCLALGEEGPPIPAAAVVEPAGSRLVLGLEDVTDPDNVGAVFRNAAAFGAAGLVLSSRCADPLYRKALRVSMGATLAIAFATTDWRDGLVALRAAGYTLMALTPHAGAQILDAVVAHGPAPRRLAVLLGAEGAGLSEATHRAADLRVRIAMAPGVDSLNVATACAIALHRLTDLARPADAGSMMDGDPS
- a CDS encoding putative quinol monooxygenase: MLGVVATIKVKPGMEKEFEAVAKELVAKVNANEPGCRLYALHRGEAPQTYVFMERYTDQSAVDAHRATDYFKALGRKMGEFMDGRAEVVRLKEVE
- a CDS encoding OsmC family protein, translated to MTDGVKIDTVRSGSSGVLGRSLNSARHQHFVLDSPSGPNEAITNGEAFLAGISSCGVTLIEKHAHDTGVPLASMEVVIEGIRSNATPNRFQAIHVKFALRGVDQATARSLVETWQDR
- a CDS encoding M28 family peptidase translates to MGDDSPAALARLLCGRDNPAREAALPRYLQYRGIAFARHRFTRPQGRGDNYAVELGEGPRVLVLCAHHDAIPGSPGANDNAAAVGILLHLIPRLPSRIARGWRVRLLFTAAEELDYLGARAYVEDTALADVAGVLSLELCGIGDTVAVWDAVEPTPLLGGVTGALESIGLAREAGYHVVGRIPMFGSDHRAFAAAAIPAYGFTMVPAAHAAALRRFVLSPLRSSVRSLIRRPPPFDTYHTSDDALETLEPVALHRAAAALTAVVAGLDRIPTV
- a CDS encoding RNA polymerase sigma factor — translated: MAEDAFEAVVGAHHAEIRRYLLRITARPNDADDLSQETFLRAFRAYRALPGGANVRAWLFAIATNLGRNHFRAQSRRRKAYAAAALEMPLRSLGANPDGEAVAHEAQTRIEHVIRGLPQKQRLAFIMRKMHELEYAEIGTSLRCSEESARAHVFQALRKIRRGLDGHLPGGTESQS
- a CDS encoding Zn-dependent alcohol dehydrogenase, coding for MKAAVLYNANQPLEVVELTQEGPKAGEARVKVKAAGICHSDWHIMNGDWTPPLPMVLGHEAAGIVDEVGPGVTNVKPGDHIIFSFRPHCGRCLYCSMGRSILCDGHTSPRWGMLDGTYRLKRNGQDIHQMARIGTFSEQVVCPAEMLVPIRKEMPWPQAALMGCCVPTGVGAVTRCAEVEAGASVLVIGCGGVGLNVVQGARLAGASVILAADLLDSKLTYAKDFGATHTINAKSENVVDRARELTQGRGVDYAFDAIGGEATTLQIVDAIRPGGTAVIVGMAALNVRAPITPYNMALQEKVIKGTMYGSVRPNTDFPKLVDLYLDGRLKIDELISRTYKLEDINEGFTALRTGQVARGVVVFN
- a CDS encoding DUF72 domain-containing protein; the protein is MIRIGTSGYSYPEWRGSFYPEKFPTGKMLPYYAERFSTVEINNTFYRMPNAKTIAGWDAETPAHFSFTLKAPQRITHFARLRDIDDSLRYFLDTAAALGPKLGTVLFQLPPNFKKDLARLDGLLTRLPAGLRCALEFRHESWLAEDVYERLRTANAALCLADTEEETTPLQATADWGYLRLRDQGYTAADLEEWARTITRLGAGWRDVFVYFKHEEAGTGPEFARRLNAILNP
- a CDS encoding stress response translation initiation inhibitor YciH (involved in start site selection during the initiation of translation); its protein translation is MTPPPSKLSGARPAIPRDGVVRLFRDRGGRNGKTVTVIHGLPECGPALEARLAELKRMCGAGGTLRDGVIEIQGDHRDRLAERFRALGYRVKIAGG
- a CDS encoding tetratricopeptide repeat protein, with the protein product MTVFSTDEVAKILGLSSSQIRSTARAAQLSPGRGRDGRLRWTFHDLLLLKTTRGLLAARVPARRIRRTLASLRRQLPGDQALSSVTIYADGRRAVVWDGRVRWQPDSGQFLFNFEAAAVSPLAPARMADSAPASRPATRSAEEWFDLGCELEAGSPEEARHAYEQAIALDPALADAHVNLGRLFHHAGLTDRAETHYRAALAHAPRDPIGHFNLAGLLEEIGRTQDAVASYQQALAADPDFADAHYNLGLLLDSLGRRAGAMTHLRAARRLYGRRSA
- a CDS encoding cache domain-containing protein codes for the protein MGRIRWPQVIFLGSTWAVVSFLALMVVGLAWTTRLKPQALADARAQRQETVRVLARLADAQVRDRLDALEPLAAHLAQSWASHEPRALQREMDTMRATLQMPTLFVVTPDGRPLAFSPLVGPDGASNLDLRYADRPLLQEAIRTQRPAISGIIYGRASRDFIVGAAVPVRIDRQIVAYLLGSIRLQASIEAIEQAAAGPGGWLVMIDGEKRAIYLDSKTRQITQADWTGHPVVRALSRRNTAGIVEMDGGDWLATQAVMPTLRVNLVLLGSVNAILESQRAVLLTLGATLLVSLAMSLAVATVVAMRFVREQREEEAGKGHVPVRT
- a CDS encoding enolase C-terminal domain-like protein codes for the protein MKITDMTLTLFAWDNIPATTYGRHTGRFGGQSQLGLLTLRTDEGAEGHAFLGSASRGAQYDAQSLMSSLKPLVMDQDPLERERLYQALLTRSRQTTWRAIGAVDVALWDLGGKLAGLPIHRLLGSYRERLPAYASSAVLSSKQAYAEEAARFKAEGWTAYKIHPPTDPRVDIEICEAVRSMVGDGFTLMLDSTWAYDYPAAIRVGRAIERLGYYWYEDPLADDDLYNYVKLKQHLSIPILATEYAPGGFTAYAPWIVARATDFLRGDVAVKGGITPLVKTAHLAEGFHMNFEIHHGGNSLNNVANLHVAMAIRNCEFFEVLLPAESQKYGLVADIEVDSHGMVRAPTAPGLGAQIDFALIERNKVATLS
- a CDS encoding Ku protein encodes the protein MAPHSLGSGTISFGLVSIPVRLYTAASSGGVSFNLLHAKCGNRVRQQMFCPVCNEVVERGGLVKGYEFQKDQYVRFGDEELKSLEGESSKVIDIAEFVPLPSVDPIYFEKTYYLGPDKGGEKPYRLLADAMAKSDRVALATFVMRGKESLVLIRPAQDGLMLHTMYFADEVRDFGEIEKGKSVKLRDGELQLATRLIDELSHDEFKPEQYQDDYRNRVLELVSAKVAGQEITTPAPETQRAQVIDLMDALKQSLAKRAGGASETPAAKTAVAAAKKPPVKASKRGAGEDKDRKAQAGRK